AAGACTGGCTGGAACAGTAGACCACAATACTTCGATCTGGTGTCCACAACTCCAACAATCGGGAGAATCCATCTTCCCAATTTTCCTCATTCACCGAAACAGCACCGGGAAGATGGGAAACGTCGTAGTCATTCTGCAAACGCGCATCGACCCAGACCGGATCCTCCAATGAATCTAGGTCCTGCAGGCTGAGTTCGAGATTCGAGTCCACAAAACTCAGTCGATCCGAAAACGAAACATAACAGGCCAAACTGAGTACGGCCGCAAAAAGCAGTAACAAAAAAGACTGGCCTAAAGCTCGCTTCATCAAGGCTGCAATGAAGTTCTTTCCACTCCCCGGAGTCGAGCGAGAAGGCTGCTTTTGAATCGGTACACAAAAAATCGGCTTACCTCTAAGGAAAGCCGACGTGCGAACCCCGAACGGGGCTTATTGGGAATAGCTAAATTAGTTCTGTCCTACTCCGAGGGCTGGATAACGCTCCATAACCTTCTGGATGCTGGCATCGAAAAGACTGCGAGCTTCCGAGATGCTGGCGCTGAAATCTTCGAAAGTAAGGGTCGCGATATCGTCTTCGATATGGGCAAGAACCTCAGCGACGCGGGTAAATCCGAAGTTGCTGGAAGACCCTTTGAGCTTGTGGGATTCCTTGGCGACCTTCGCCTTATCTGCTTCGAATTCAGTCCCGTTGATCAACGAGAACTGGCCGTTTCCATCTTCCACGAACTCGTGAAACAAATCCGCCATATCTTCGTCAAATTCTTCATCTTCTTCTCCGAAGATCATCTCTAACTGTTCCCAGTCAATAAGTTCTGAGTCACTCATGTTTTTTTGTAAGCTTAAGCTAATGTGGATTTGGTTTAAATTGAATACGGGAGATGTTTAAAGTCGAATGCGTCTGGCTCCATAACCCAGCTTGCTTTCAACGACGCGCTTGGTTCGGGTAGATCCTGGAGTCACATCCCCAACTAGGCCCTGGGCCTTGGCGAAACTCTCTCGAAGGGCGACTACGACCTTTTCGTACTCGTCCTTGCTGAGGTGCAACAACGCAATCAGCAATGGATCCGGCCCCGGCAAGCTACCGCCCAGCTCATCGTTGATGATGGTTGGGATCAT
This genomic interval from Pelagicoccus albus contains the following:
- a CDS encoding rhodanese-like domain-containing protein, which codes for MKRALGQSFLLLLFAAVLSLACYVSFSDRLSFVDSNLELSLQDLDSLEDPVWVDARLQNDYDVSHLPGAVSVNEENWEDGFSRLLELWTPDRSIVVYCSSQSCLRSHSVAERLRVELGIEDAFALRGGWEALVEAGLTEEGGQL
- a CDS encoding Hpt domain-containing protein; the encoded protein is MSDSELIDWEQLEMIFGEEDEEFDEDMADLFHEFVEDGNGQFSLINGTEFEADKAKVAKESHKLKGSSSNFGFTRVAEVLAHIEDDIATLTFEDFSASISEARSLFDASIQKVMERYPALGVGQN